atgaaCAATCCAACTTTAGAAGCAAATAGAACGAATCACGAATCAATGAGATCAATGATTTGATAGATGTTAAAAGCTCAGAGTTCCTGGTTTCAGAAATGAGACAATTTTCATACCTTGACTTGCTTTTGAATGAACTTTTTGCCTTCTTTcctcctccaacacctcttcttTTTGGCTTTTTATCCTTCATGTCAGTCTGGAATAGATCCCTCATCTCTTCTGTCCTTGAAGGAGTTTTTCTGGGAACATTGCTAGATTTCTTCTGACTCTTCTTCACAATCTTGCCAGAATCTACTGCCTTCTTAACAGCCTTCACTGCTTTCGCCCTTCGGTAAGCAAGATCAACAAGTGACAATCcacccttttcttttttattggtTCCCTTGGCCTGCAATCACATATGCATTTATTTTAAGTGCAACAAGATGAACAACAAAGAGTATATTTCAGGCTTCATGCATGAAGAATGTCAATAGGAAGGAGAAGGAATGCATACCTCTACTTGGTTACCATCCTCCTCTTCATCCTCCAACATCTCTCTAGCTGCTTCTAACTTTCTGCGCTTCTTTCTAGGCAAATGTTTCTACACCAAAGAAATATTCATCAAGTAAACACATAGCAATAGTAATGCATATACATGCAAGCCTACTTACATTTTATAcgtatataaaaacaaaattacatggACATTACAAAACTGGGAAACTCTGTTACCTCTCGCTCTCGCTTCCTCTTTTCTTTCATTCTGAGGTCTTCGGCTTGTTCGGCGCTCATTACCTCTTTCCCAGaactcttgttcttctctaggGAGGATGCCTGATCACAATTATTGTATTTCTTATAAACCATTGGAAATATTTCACTCaagaaagagaaatttaaataaaaagaacttTCCATTCAATAATTAGTTTGACTGGCATCTAACCTTCACTGCTAAAATATAAAGGAAAGAGTCCCCGTTGTTCACATGCATTATAATTGTTAAGATGTGACTTGATTCCATTAAATAGGAAAATGTGATATGATTTGACCATATCAGATAGGAAAATATCTTGGTAAATAATTATCTGTATTAACTATTGATTATATTCCTTATTATTAATCCATGTGTGTGTGTACACTACACACATGGAACTCATTATATGTATTTCCAGCTTCTCTCTTCTCAAcaataatcattaaaatatcTCGCTGGATATTTACCGGAAATGAAGCACACGTGTATATGGTAGAATCAATTAGGAGCAATCTTATATTTGAGTAATTAAGATTGAGCcaatgtaattattaattaatataagacTAATTGCACGTTTCATTTAGCTATTCTTTTAGAAGAAATAACAACCATTTTCCAAAAGATTTCCTTGAGAAGCTGAAAATGGGAGATGGATATTTCTTCAGAATAAGCTTAATCCAGACatgcataaatatatattgtgaACTATCCAGATTGCTTTTATTATTCTGACTTATAACGCTCAATCAATCCATCCTAAGATGGTAAATTAATGCCAGTAATTTGAGAGATTATTTCAGGAAGATAAGATATTCTACCTTAGCTGCTTTGGCAGCAAGTTTTTTCTCCTTCTCTGTGACAAACCATGTTCTTTTGGGACGGGAAAAGATCTCTTCCTTATGTTCAATCATGTTTTCGGCCTGCCAATGTCATATAAGGGCATACTTTTAGTAAAGGGGAAATGTTAATGATGAGAAATGAAAATCATCATACTGGTTCCGAAGTCAGGGAAtgtaatataatcaaattaagaTAATACAATTTTCTAAGTGATGTTACTCTGGAAATGACATAGACATGATTACATTTTTAGTTATCCAAGGCATGCCAATATTAGAGGCAAGTAAAGTAGGATAACTGATCAATACCTTTGTGGCCTCCATTTCAGCTTTCCTTAGAGCTCTTTCTTCACtgaataaatagaaatataaatacAGTAAAATACTAGTAAAATGGAAGTTAAAGATAAAGGATGAagccttaaaaataaaataatatacaatcaAAACCTCTCTTCTCGAAGTACTTCATCAATTTGATCCTCCATTTGCTCAATAATATGAGACCACTTAAGTATAGATTGCTCAGCAACAATGCGGCTTCTCAACTTTGAACCAGCCCTCTTGGCCtaattaattgaaaatcaaCAGGTACAGGACTAATTATAAATGGCTCATTTAAAGCATAACTAGATTTTATTCCATTTGTGTATTCTATTCCTTAacagaaaaacaataaaaatatctgGGTTTTCTTCAGGCATATATTTTAGTGAAATGATTAATTAGTAAAGGTATATAATCCGGaccaaataaaaactaaaattagtacATACACAGTGAATGAGATATTTCTCTGTACAAGATGTAATTAAAATGTTTGATGTAGAAACTTTCCGATGAAATGTCAAACTTGAATAACTCGTTgggaaaaataattaacatacgTTGGCAGAATGTGTAAATTACAAAAAGGGACAGGGACCCAAAATACAGATCAGCTCATGcaacattttttatcttaaaaataaggaaaattgtgcaaagaaatatgaaaaaatggaGCAATTCTTAAAACGATACTCACAATAGCTTTTAAAAGTGATCGATCATTGTCAGTCACAAAAGTGACAGCATATCCTTCTCTTCCAGCTCTTGCAGTTCGACCAACACGATGAACATAGCTTCGGGGATAATAGAATTATTGAAGTTATCAGGATGACCAAGGAGAGAATGAGATAATGTTTAAGGTGAGATCAACAAATATGTTCCCATATACATAGCAAAGCAGCAAAATGTCAAGTAAAGTTACCAGTTAACAAAAATATGGATCATAGACTATACCTAGTAAGATCACGTGGACATGCAAAGTTGATAACTGTTTGAACACCGATAATGTCAAGGCCCTACAAATAAAAGCATAGGCAACAATGTCAGATTTATATCCAAATTCCAAAATGACAAAAGAAGCTAAAGAGCTACATATTTAGTAATTGTATGATCACCTCGAGTGACCACAGTTTTACAAGATAAAAAGGGGTGTTTGATTTAACaatacaattaataaaataatattcaaagagGGTAAAGAAGAAGGAACATTAAGAATAGACTCATACACGGGCAGCCACATCTGTTGCAACCAAAAAATCCACTTGCTGCTTCCTAAACTGTTCCAAAGCCTAAATAGACAATCAGAAGGGAGTAAATCTTGTCACAATCACAACTAATTTcaacagaaacaaaaacatatgaaacCCAAATGAACATCATCAAGTTTAATATCCCAAAAATGTGATAGCTAACTACAAAataaaccaaagaaaaaaatacaaacgaTACACCCATCAATTATTAACAACATACTTCCAGACGCTGGGCTTGAGTAAGATTTCCATGAAGCTCAGCAGCTTTTAAGCCAGCTAATCCAAATATAATCTTTAATCTATGTGCTGCTTGCTTTGTTCCACTGCAGAAAGGAAAGAATACTCGTAAAGCAGTGCAAATGAAGACCAACTGTTAGATTAGACGTATAATAGTATGAACACTGGAGTCGTAGTAAAATCAACCCCCTACTTGTTGACAATCAGTTCATTGAATAGCAATATAAGACAATTCATAACCAGTTATATAGAATCAAATCCTACATCAACAAGCATAGGAAATGATAAATGAAACCTGAAGATGATGACTTTGGCAGTAAAAGTTTTTGAGCACATTGCAAGAAGAACAGCTTCCTGGTTTACTTCCCGCATTCTTCGTATTCTAACAACTctggaaaaggaaaaaaatagttaacagAGCTCAAAAGATTTTAATTGATGCCAAAACCTTGTGAAATACTTTAAACAAGCATGAAATATACTCTTCTTAATATGCTTTTAAAGTTCAAAACACCATTCAATGTCCATTCCATTAAAAGATTTGCTTACAACAAAAGAACATTGAGGAAGTATTACTTATTGATTTTTTTGCTTCCACAATAACCTCTTATTTATCACTATAATACGACATACAGCTGACTATCAAAGCATACAGAACAGAAGTAGGTGATAAGTGATAATGAGATTAGAAGTAATAATGAGATATTAAGAAATTACTCCTCAGTCAAGGTTGCTGGCCGTTTCGTAGATGGGTCAGCAGAAAGACGCAAGGGCTTTGACAGGGAAAGTTTAATAAGTTCATCAACCTCCTCAGTCATCGTTGCTGAAAACAGCATAGTCTGCCTTTTTTTGGGACACAAGCGAACCTGTTCAACATTAAACACACTTTTAACTCttctttattctaaaaattgaaatcataaaaattataaaacagcATATTTTTTAACTGTAATGGTTCTTGACTTAAATaaatggacattaaaactcacAAGTTCTTGAATTTCAGCACTAAACCCAAGCTCCAAAAGACGATCTGCCTCATCAAGGATGAGAACAGCAAGATCATCCAAATCAACAGACATAGCATTGCGTAAATGGTCAATCATTCGTCCTGGAGTAGCCACAACAATGTCTGGCATTGTTCTCAAAGCAACCTCTTGCACCTAGGATGGGAAAATACCGCTTTTAAAACACAAATAGCAAATGAGACAATCTTTGTCCCCCCAATCAACTAGACAAAAGTAGAAAAATTTTATAGCTATAAAAGTCACATTGCATCCACTCATTCATAAAAAGAACACCTAACCACATGACATTCtttaaaatttggtaaaaaaataAGACATGCCACTGATTATGAAAGAAACCAatggtttttgtttatcaatATCAATCCTTCATATTCTCCTAGTTTATTAGCTTGAAATATTTCTTCAAAAGGCTCATTAATCTAATTAGTCATTAGAAAAGGTCACTTTTACAAAATTCCTTCTTAAAGCAATTCATATCATCAACAAATAGATATCATATCATATATAGTGTACAAACATGTCAAACTTAAATTGACTGATAGTACGAAAGAAAAAATCATGTTTTGAAACTCAAGAATTCATTACTATGTATCAACTGTTAAACAAACAGGAAACGTACTATACAAAACCGAAAAAATATCAGGTTGTATAAAAGGCAGAAggcaaaaagaaaatgattatcgTGGACAAAACCAAAACAGCTGACTGCATACAGAAAGCATCATAAAAGGCACATAATTCTATTCTGAACCACCAGCAAATCTTGCAAATTAAGTTTTCAGGAAGTTGAAATAGTGATCAAACCTTTGTTGACAGACCCCCAACAACCAGGCAACACCGTATATCAGTAAACTGAGCAAGCTTCTCTATCATActgtgaactctatcaaagaaaaattagaaataagtaTATTTGAAAAGCAATTAACATGAATCACCATAAAAAGAGTACTGGATGTGCTTAATTTTTTCacaattaaatatatgaataatatatatatacacacacacacacacacatacatgtACAAATCATTGATTAAATGGAGCCTAATCTGAATTTGATGCATTAATTTAAATGCATTAAAAAAGCAATAAATGTTTCAAAAACTATATCCATCCAATGAAACCATAAACTGAATCATCTATATACTCTTTAGTTCAAGCTTTTGCACTAGTGACAACGAAGAACAGGCGCGCAAAGCCATATATACTAGTCGTCCCACATCATACATggtcaaagaaaataaacattcataatatattttagtatcCATAGGCCAGTTTCTTTACTAGAATGGTATATTTggaatatttttacaaaataaatataatcctAAACTAAAAATCCGTACAATTGTAACACTTACTGGACGGCCAATTCTCTGGTTGGAGTAAGAATGAGGACCCTTATTGCACGCATGCGTTTTGGACGGAACAACAACCTCTCTAGCGTAGGTAGTGCAAATGCAGCTGTCTGCATGGAAACACATGAGCAGGATATGAACAATATCAGGAACACTGAAGCAAGATgtcacaaatttaaaaacatctAAAGAAAGTAACAGAGAGGATACCTTTCCTGACCCAGTAATGGCACTACCACATATATCACGACCAGACAATGCCAATGGAATACATGCTGCCTGTCATCAAAATTCAAAACGCCCAAAAACAAAGTCAAATTGTCTGCACAATCGGCCTAAATAGCATGAAGATAGAACACAACTAATTCCAGTAATGCTAAGAccaaaaagataaagataagcAATATATTGAAGGTAATCTATCCTAAATAGCATATAACTAAGCAGCCATTAATgctaagaattaaaataaaaatcaataaagcCAAAAATAGAAACCTGAATTGGCGTTGGTTTAGCATACCCCAGGGCCTCACAAGCCCGGAGCAAAGGACGAGACAAATTAAGCTGCAGGAAGGAATCAGCGTTGAAAGAGGTTCCATCAGAAGGAGCAAAAAAGGACTTGCTATCATTGCCATAACCCTCCTCTTCGTCTTCTTCATCCGGTTTATAATCTTCCTAACCAAAAGCAACGAATTTAAAAAGACAAAATCAATTCTAGCACTACTATTGAAACAAATGAGCACTTATAAGATCTTTCTAAACAAactaaataactaaataatcaAGTTTTTAAACAAACAAGCACTATTTTTCAACCCCTGTGACTGAAACAAGCCCGACAGACCCCTTACTCAATTCGCccaaaaaaaacaacaaaaaaatgaaacagaAAACATCCAAATCCCAAATAAAGCCATCTTCTGAAAACAGAGGAACACTTCTACGATCCTTCCCAATAACCAAAAATTCAATGGTATATGCAAAAGGGTATACGGCCACAAAAAGAAACGAAGACCCAATAATTAGTTTCCAATCCCTAATAAAACCAACTTCTGAAACAGTGAAGCACTTCTTCACAATCCTCCCcgacaaaacaaaaaaaaaaaaactttgtttctTATCGTATAAGTGTAAAAACCCATAAGGGTATACGAATGCGCACACACATATAAAAACGAAAACCCAATAATTAGTTTCCCATCCCAAATAAAACCAACTTCTGAAACAGTGAAGCACTTCTTCTCAATCCTCCccccaacaaaaaaaaaaacacttttctcATCACGTCAGAGAAAAACCCAGAAGGGTACACGaatgcacacacacacgcacacaaaGAAAACCCAATAATTACTTGTTCATCAAGTTCAGACTCGGAGCTGTGGTCAAGCTCAGCAACGAGCGGCGTGGAACGTTGCCGGAGAGCTTTGGAGATTTTCTCGTCCACCGAGGTTGTGCTCTTGCGAGCGTGTTCCTCAGCCACTGATTCCGTGTATTTGGCGAAGTCCCATGGAGACTGCGTTTTCTTCTTCGAAACCCGCGCTTCTTTGTGCAGTCCCTCTTCTTCTGAGTCAGAATCTGATCCTGACTCAGCTTCTTCTGGttcttcttcgtcttcttcttcctcttctcgtTCGGAATGTTCGATTTCTTCGTCGCTGGGAGGTTCGAAGACGAAGCTGGGGGACATGGTTGCTTGTTTGGTTTGATTTTGCCGCAGGTTTTTAGAAGGGTTCTTCGTTGTGTAGTTGTAATTTAAACAATGCAAAGGAGCGATAATGGGCCGGGTCAGATCAAACATTTTTCAACCCATTGCTGTGAAGTGAAATCGCCTAAATAACCTTTTAAAATCcttacaaatttacaaaaaatacttTGAGGACCTATTTCAAAGTTTACAAATCACagtctaaaattaaaattatactcttttgaaatagtaaaaaaaaaatattatgaaacaaaattttaaaagtaaaatttaaattatttgagatcttttttttgtagtggtaaaattattaatttaaacctAATAAGTATAATTTTCGAATTTTCAATAATGGAGTAAACTTAGAAATTTAATTGTTAGTTATGCATTTTTATCTTCAATGGGAACGACGAATTATAATTCTATTGTATgaaattaagtattaatatatttttctgctAAATTCGTCACTAgatatgacaaataaatttgttttttgggTATTATCCAAATTCGTCTccgttttgatgaaaaatctcCGCATTGACTGAGTAAAGGTATggagaatccccgacttttttaattgggtatggagaatccccgacttttttaattgggtatggggatgtacatatccccgccatatctccaattttaaattattaaaatatttacaattaattaaataatcatatatatatatatatatatatatatatatatatatatatattttccattttcttctaattatttgatttgtcatgaaactcattcgcatctctaatatattttttatcttatttgttgtttattttcataatgtagaatactatttcgatatatttatctaattattttttattttctaacttattatcaatcatactgtaattttttcactataattatataaataacttttatttactacaatataaaaatttaatgtaattaccatgaatattttttatcaccatgcaacgaagttcaaaagatacaaaatctatgttaaaattttattattatgtttattatttgttctttacgttattttgatcaagtgatgtattataacttttattagtgtataaaaaaattcattagaatttaaaatattgaaataaacaaacatttaaaatatattttaatttgaatatttgtttttcttttatattttttttaaaaaaattatcaactaatgtttgcaaatttaataaatgttttggttcacatgaaattttatttggtattttaatctaaaatgtaaacaattataacttatttcaaagtatttgacaTCGAataaacaatcatcctcctgatattgaatatttgataatattatttttttaccgtaatttttattattttataaaaatgaattaaaattaatattaagtagtaagaaaacaggTATGAatatgagtacgagattatacctgtTACCCGATGGGGATgtgacaaaagtttgatacccgttggatttgggtataaggacgaggatgaatttttttctgcggggatgggtatgggatagtgaaactcgTCCCCGTCCCGCCTCGCTGCCATTCCTATTTGTCactgagtttttttttatttaagaatataatGTTTTTCAATAAGGTGATTCAGAAAATTAAtccatttatttaaatagtttaaaattttaaaattaaaaataattgtttaaataaattaattagaaagaaattataatttaagaaattttggaATGTAATTAAAGGAATAAAATACAAGAATTTCAATAATCCTAAAAGATATAAGAAATTTGAGATTTCACTTTCACCCTTACTTCACTCATAAAGGTCAAGTTGATTCAACTTAGGCTAAAGGTTCAATCGAGTTGGTTCAAGTCAAAGGTTCACTCGAGTTAGCTCAGACTGAAGGTTCTTTAAATAGGCTCAAACTAAAGACTCAACCGAGTTGGGTGAGGTTGAAAGTTAAGTTGATTTATTCTAGGTcgaagtttgaaacaaattagTTTGAGCCAAAGGTCAAGACGAGTTAACTTAAGCCAAAAATCGAGATGGATCGACTAGAGTGAAGGTCAAGATGGGTCGGTCAAGGCAAAGGTCAAGATAAATTGGTGTAGGGTGAAGGTTGAATTGATTCTGCACATGTTGAAGGTTAAGTAGATT
This portion of the Vigna unguiculata cultivar IT97K-499-35 chromosome 6, ASM411807v1, whole genome shotgun sequence genome encodes:
- the LOC114188693 gene encoding DEAD-box ATP-dependent RNA helicase 28 gives rise to the protein MSPSFVFEPPSDEEIEHSEREEEEEDEEEPEEAESGSDSDSEEEGLHKEARVSKKKTQSPWDFAKYTESVAEEHARKSTTSVDEKISKALRQRSTPLVAELDHSSESELDEQEDYKPDEEDEEEGYGNDSKSFFAPSDGTSFNADSFLQLNLSRPLLRACEALGYAKPTPIQAACIPLALSGRDICGSAITGSGKTAAFALPTLERLLFRPKRMRAIRVLILTPTRELAVQVHSMIEKLAQFTDIRCCLVVGGLSTKVQEVALRTMPDIVVATPGRMIDHLRNAMSVDLDDLAVLILDEADRLLELGFSAEIQELVRLCPKKRQTMLFSATMTEEVDELIKLSLSKPLRLSADPSTKRPATLTEEVVRIRRMREVNQEAVLLAMCSKTFTAKVIIFSGTKQAAHRLKIIFGLAGLKAAELHGNLTQAQRLEALEQFRKQQVDFLVATDVAARGLDIIGVQTVINFACPRDLTSYVHRVGRTARAGREGYAVTFVTDNDRSLLKAIAKRAGSKLRSRIVAEQSILKWSHIIEQMEDQIDEVLREESEERALRKAEMEATKAENMIEHKEEIFSRPKRTWFVTEKEKKLAAKAAKASSLEKNKSSGKEVMSAEQAEDLRMKEKRKREREKHLPRKKRRKLEAAREMLEDEEEDGNQVEAKGTNKKEKGGLSLVDLAYRRAKAVKAVKKAVDSGKIVKKSQKKSSNVPRKTPSRTEEMRDLFQTDMKDKKPKRRGVGGGKKAKSSFKSKSRYKRK